The Fontisubflavum oceani genomic interval TCGTCCAGGTGCCTTTGATGAACTGCACCACAGCACACGGGATGCCGTGGCCGATACAGCGCATGATCATCCCAAAGCCGGAAGAGGATTTGCCCTTGCCATTGCCGGTATGCACGACAATCAGACCTTTTTTCTCGGTCTTCGTCGCCATCAGACGATCCCGCGCCTTCTTCAGCTTGCGCATCTTTTCATTATGGCGGGCGGTGACATCATCCATAAGCGCACTCCTGGTCATCAGAGCGCCCAGATTGCCGAACGCGCCTGCTTTGGCAAGGCGCGGATGCCTCCGGCGGGGATATTTGTGAAGCAGAGAAGGGGCAGATCATGCGCCAGATCCGCCCCTTTTAGGAGGGGCGTGCGGAGCTAGGAGGCCTCGTCAAGCACGCCGCGGGCGATTTGGTCGGCCTCGATGCTCTCGAAGAGGGCTTTGAAATTGCCTTCGCCAAACCCGTCATCGCCTTTGCGTTGGATGAACTCAAAGAAGATCGGGCCAATCACGGTTTTCGAGAAAATCTGCAGCAGGATGCGGGTTTCCCCGCCATCAACCACGCCTTCGCCGTCGATCAGAATGCCATGTTTGCGCATATGGTCGAGCGGTTCTTCATGACCTTGCACGCGCTCATGGCTCAAGTCGTAATAGGTGTCCGGCGGGGCCGGCATGAACTTGATGCCGCGCTCGGCGATCTGGTCGGTCGAGGCATAAATATCATTGGTGCCGACCGCGATATGCTGGATACCTTCGCCTTTGTAGCGCTTCAGATATTCGACGATCTGGCCCTTCTCGCCCCGGTCCTCGTTGATCGGGATCCGGATGCGACCGCAAGGCGAGGTGAGCGCACGGCTCAAGAGACCGGTGAACTTGCCTTCGATATCGAAGAAGCGGATTTCCTTGAAGTTGAAGATCCGGCCATAGAAGTCGAACCAGATATCCATATTGCCCTTGTGGACATTGTGGGTGAGGTGATCGAGATAGTAGAAGCCGACGCCAGCGGGATGCGCATCCGCAACCCAATCGAACTCCTCGTTATAGGGGTTCGCGTCGTAGTACTGATCGATCAGATAAATTAGACTGCCGCCGATGCCGATGATTGCGGGCACATCCATCGTTTTGTCGGCGCCGGTATATTCTTCGGCCCCTTTCGACAGCGCATGTTTCAGCGCGTGATCGGCATCCACGACGCGCCAGGCCATCGATGGCGCGCAGGGCCCATGCTCTTCCACAAACCGACTGGCGAAGCTGCCCGGTTCGGCGTTCAGCACATAGGTGATGTCGCCCTGCTGCCAAAGCTCGATGGCTTTGGTCTTGTGATTGGCGGTGTGCACATAACCCATCTTGGCGAAAAGATCGCGCAGCTCTTGCGGCTCGGGATGCGCGAATTCGACAAACTCGAACCCGTCGGTTCCTGCGGGGTTTTCGTCACTGATGGTGGCACGGGGGGCGTCATGGGGGAACGGGCCCATCTGGTTTCCTCCTTCGAAAGGGAATCTGTTCGCTATGCGTAGAGTACGGCATATTATGCGCGCATTCCGCGCGTTCTACTGGACTTCGCTGTCTATATCCGCAAGGTATACGCACCAAAGCAATAATTCACGCGATAGTCCCGCATGCTTGATAACACTGACCGGCGCCTTCTCAAAGCGCTACAACAAAACGCGACCCTGACCGCGCAGGAGTTGGGCGAGAAGCTGAACCTCTCGGCCAGCCAAGCCGGACGCCGACGGCAACGCCTGGAAGCGGCAGGCTATCTGATCGGGGCCCGGGCCGTTATCGATCCGGCGCGTGTCGGCTTGGGCGTGCAAGCTTTCGTGCAGGTGCAGATGGCAGCTCATAGCGATGACACCGATGCCAGTTTCGCCCGCCTCGTCCGGGCGCAAGAGTCGATCACAGCGGCCTTTACGCTGACAGGTGAGGCCGATTACCTGCTCCGCGTTTGGTGCGCCGATCTGCAAGCCTTGCACGAGATCATCCACGGGATACTCTTGCCGCACCCCTCTGTCGCGCGGGTGCAATCGCAGATCGTTATGGATCAGATGAAGCCCGACGCGCCATTGCCCATCTAGGACGTTTATATGGAAGATTTCCTGCTCCAAGCCACCATCTACCTCGCCGCGATGGTGATCGCGGTGCCTTTGTCGGTGCGGTTTGGCATGGGATCGGTGCTTGGCTATCTCCTCGCCGGGATCATGATTGGCCCGGTTCTGGGGCTGGTCGGGGCCGAAACGGAAGATTTGCAGCATTTCGCGGAATTCGGCGTCGTCCTCATGCTGTTTCTCATCGGTTTGGAACTAGACCCCAAGGGCCTCTGGGAGATGCGCAAGAAGCTGGTCGGCCTTGGCGGCGCGCAAATCGTGCTAAGCACGGCCGCATTGGCAGGTGGCGCGGCGCTGTTAGGCTTTGCCTGGCAAACCTCTTTGGCGATTGGTTTGATCCTCGCGCTCTCTTCGACCGCGATTGTGCTGCAAACGTTGAATGAAAAGAAGCTGATGCAGACAAATGGCGGGCGGTCGGCCTTCTCGGTCCTGCTGACGCAAGACATTGCCGTGATCCCGATGCTGGCGCTTTTGCCGCTTCTTGCCGTGCCCGGATTGGTCAGTTTCGGCGAAGACGGCTCGATCCAACGCGCGGTCGAGGATGACGCGCATCACACGATGTCGCTTGTCGAGGGGTTGCCGGGATGGGGTGTCACGCTGGTGACCCTCGGTGCCGTCGCCGCCGTTATCCTGGGCGGCTATTTCCTAAGCCGCCCGCTTTTCCGGTTCATCCATATGGCGCGGCTGCGTGAAATGTATACCGCCGTGGCGCTCGTCATCGTCGTCGGCATCGCATTTCTGATGATCCTTGTTGGCTTGTCGCCAGCGCTTGGCGCCTTTGTTGCCGGGGTCGTACTGGCCAACTCCGAATTCCGCCATGAGCTTGAGGCCGATATCGAGCCTTTCAAGGGGCTGCTTCTGGGGCTTTTCTTCATCACCGTCGGCGCAGGCATCAATTTCCGCGTCCTCTGGGACAGTTTCTTTGTCGTGGTCGGGCTGACGCTCGCAGTCATGACCGTCAAAGGCGTTCTGCTTTATGGCATCGGCCTGATCTTTCGGTTGCGCGGGCGAAACCTCTGGCTGTTCACCCTCGGCTTGGCGCAAGCGGGCGAGTTTGGCTTCGTGTTGATCTCCTTCTCACTGCAGCAAACGGTGTTGCCGATCCATATCGGTGAAATGCTGCTTTTGGTCGTCGCACTTTCCATGCTGCTGACGCCGCTTTTCTTCATCCTCTACGACTATCTCAGCCACCGGATGGGCGAGGCAAACGACGAGAATCCCGAGCCGGACCGGATTGATGCCAAGGCCCCGGTGATCATCGCCGGGATTGGCCGGTTTGGGCAGGTCGTCAACCGGATGGTGCAGGCCTCAGGCTTCAAAACCATCGTGCTCGACAGTGATCTCTCGACGATCCAACTGATGCGCAAATTCGGATTCCGAGGCTTCTTTGGCGATCCGACCCGGCCCGAGCTTCTGCATGCGGCGGGGTTGGATGACGCGAGCGTTCTGGTGGTTGCCGTGGATGACAAACAAGCGGCGGTCAATCTGGTGAGCTATGCCAGACGGCTCCGGCCCGATATCGCGATCACCGCGCGGGCACATGACCGGTTGCATGTCTACGAGCTCTATAATGCCGGGGCCGACCATATCGTGCGCGAGATGTTCGACAGCTCCCTCCGCGCGGCGCGCTATGTGCTCGAAGATATGGGGATGACGGATTACGAGGCTCATGAGTTGGAAACCGCGTTTTACCGTCACGATCGGCAAAACCTCCGCAGCCTCGCCGATGTCTGGGTGCCGGGCGTGCCAGTGACGCAGAACGACGCGTATATGGAGCGCGCGCGCGAGCTGAACAACAACCTGGAGACCGCCCTGGTCACGCAGCTTGATGAGATGGCTCATGATGAGCCGCCGCAAACCGGCAAGCGCCGCACCCGTAGCGATGCCGGGGCCCTCAAAGGGGTGATCGCCCGGCAAAACGCGACGCAAAACCCAGGCGACGGCTAGGCTCTAACCCGCTGCGACACCGGCCTCGGCAAAGGTTGCCATGCCCGAATGACAGGCCAGAGCGCCTTTCAGAACCTGGATCGCCAAAGCCGCGCCACTGCCCTCGCCCAGCCGCATGCCAAGCGCCAGAAGCGGCTCTTTGCCAAGCGCGGTTAGGAGCGGCCCATGCGCATGTTCCGCAGAGAGATGCCCCGCCACGGCATGATCCAGCGCCCCGGGAACGGCTTTGGCCAAGGCTGCGGCGGCAGCGGTACAGATGAACCCATCCAAGATCACCGGAATGCGCAGCACGCGGGCATGGGCGATCGCGCCGACCATCGCGGCCAGTTCGCGCCCGCCAAGACACCGCAGCGCCTCCAGCCCATCCGTGGCAGCACTTGGATTGGCGGCCAGCCCATCGGCCACCACCTGGGTTTTCAACGCAAGCCCTGCATCATCGACGCCCGTGCCCCGACCGGTCCAATCGCTGGCTGCACCGCCATAGAGCGCGAATGCGATGGCTGCAGCGGATGTGGTGTTCCCAATCCCCATTTCGCCCGTAATCAGAAGATCCGCGTCTGGGTTGACGGCGGTCCACCCGGCACCAATGGCGGCCATTAGCTCGGCCTCACTCATCGCCGGGCCTTGGGTAAAATCGGCGGTCGGACGGTCAAGCTCCAATGCGTGGACGCTCAAATCCGCACCGGCAGACTTGCACAGTTGGTTGATCGCGGCCCCGCCCGCCTCGAAATTGGCCACCATCTGCACGGTGACCTCCGCCGGGAAGGCACTGACACCCCGCGCAACCACGCCGTGATTACCCGCGAACACAAGCGCTTGCGGTGAAGCGATTGTTGGACGCGGGTTCGACCGCCACCCCGCATACCAGATCGCCAAATCCTCCAGCCGACCAAGAGCGCCCGGCGGCTTGGTGAGTTGCCCATTGCGCGCTTGCGCCTCAGCGATGGCCGCCACATCCGAACTCGGAGCGGCGGTTAACGCAGCACGAAACGCGGCGGGACTATCGGGAGCTTGGATCATGGCGGCGATGTCTTTCATTTGCGATCACGTTGGCTTTGGTGTTTATCGCAAGCTTGATCACACGCCACGCGACAGAAAGGCCTATTTGATGTCCGAAGGCGACAGAACATCCGACACGGCATTGATCCGGGCCGCCGATATCTGGCTGGCCCTGGGGTTGCTGACACGCTTGCCATTGCCATGGTCAGGCGACCAAAACCGCGCAGCGCGGGCGGCATGGGCCTGGCCGCTGGCGGGTGCCGTCCTTGGCATTTGGGGCGCGCTGACGGGCGGGATCGCGATGAGCTTTGGCCTGCCGACTGGCGTCTGCGCGGCCCTGACACTGACCGTTTTGATCATCGCCAGTGGAGCGTTGCATGAAGATGGGTTGGCCGATACGGCGGATGGGTTCTGGGGCGGCTGGACACCCGAGCGGCGGCTGGAGATCATGCGCGATAGCCGGATCGGCACCTATGGTGTTCTGGCCTTGGGCCTCAGCCTGCTGGCGCGATGGTCGCTGATCGCGGCTGCCTTAGATCACGGCGGTGCAGTTCCCGTGCTAATCGTGAGCGCGACGATCAGCCGTGCGCCGATGGTCGCGCTGATGGCGCATCTGGCCCCGGCGCGTGCCGATGGGTTGGCGCGCACTGTCGGGCGCCCGCCTGCGGACACCGCATGGCTGGCATGCGGCGTGGCCGGTGGCGTGGCGCTGATCTTTGCGGGGTTCGGCGGGTTCTTGGCGCTTCTCATGGGGTTCGCCGTCGCCATCGGGCTTGGTGCACTGGCCAAAACCAAGATCGGCGGCCAAACCGGTGATGTCCTGGGCGCTAGCCAGCAACTGGCAGAGATTGCGGCGATGGCGGTTTTGGTTGCGGCTCTGACATAAAAAGGGCCTCCCGGTGAGGAGGCCCAGCGAATGTCTTGACGATGCGCCTCAGATTAGGGGCAGGCAGCGTAGTAGATCGTGCCGTCGCCACGTGCATATGCGCAGCGGTTCTGCTGCGTGCTACGAGCCAACAACGTGCCCGCGGCGGCACCAGCCACGCCAGCCACAATGGTCCACTCATCATTGGCATCCAAAGCGTCGGCCAGCAAAACGCCGCCCGCAGCGCCGCCCAGAAGGCCGAGATTCGCGCGGTCTTGGTCACTCATCTGGCAGCCTGCAAGAAACAGCGTGCTTGCCGCGAAGACGGTCATAAGAAGTTTCGACATGTTACGTCCTTTCCAACGTGCTTTCGTCCGATCCTGTTACCTCAATGGGTCGGACCAACCACAGATCGGGTTCAATGTTCGGCCAGGCCAGAGACAATGGCCAGTCTGATCACGACCCTGATCGAAGATCAGCACAATCATGCCGATGTCGCGCCCGCCGCCAAAACAGAAACGCCCGCCGCAATGCAATGCGACGGGCGTTCTCTATTGAATTTCAAGCGGGTTAGGCGGCGGCACGCGCCGTCAAGACATCGTCGACGCGCTTCTGCGCACCAGCCTCATCCATGCCGTTCACAGCCGCCAACTCGCGGGTCAGACGCTCAAGCGCCGCTTCGTAAAGCTGACGCTCGGAATAGCTCTGCTCACGCTGATCGTCGGCGCGGTGCAGATCCCGCACGACTTCGGCAATCGCGATCAGATCGCCTGAGTTGATCTTTTGCTCGTATTCCTGCGCCCGGCGGGACCACATGGCCCGTTTCACGCGCGCCTTGCCCTTCAGCGTATCAAGTGCTTTCGATACCACATCAGGGCTCGACAGAGAGCGCATGCCCACTTCGGTGGCCTTGGCGGTCGGCACACGCAGGGTCATTTTGTCTTTCTCAAACGAGATCACGAACAGCTCAAGCGTCATCCCAGCAATCTCTTGCTCTTCGATCGATACGATCTGTCCAACGCCATGCGCAGGGTACACCACGTATTCGTTAGGGCTGAAATCCCGAGATTTGCGTGCTTTGCTCATATATGTCTTCCTCTTTCGGCCCGCGAGCATCAGGCGACAAAAACGCCAGTGGAAAGACAGGCTTTCCACAAGCGGATTCTTATGTCCTGATATCTCATCGCGGGCAGCAGCCCCGCGGCGCGTGTCACAACTCTATTTGTAACAGATATATAGCACAAAAAACGAAGGTTTCAAAATCTGACGGCGCGCACAGGCCAAAAAGCCCTGTTTTTACAGGGTTATGCTGCGGTGCAACAGAGTTTTCATATCTCTAAATCTGCATCGCAGATGCGAATCGGTCAACCACCTTCGCCCGGCGCCTCGGAAAACAGCTCCATCTTGCCGGGTTTGCCGTCCATCTCATCCGCATTTGGCAACTGATCTTTCTTGGTGATGATCACCGGCCAGGCTTCGGACCACTTGCGGTTGAATTCGACCCAGGTCTCCATATCCGGCTCAGTATCGGGGCGGATCGCGTCAGCCGGGCATTCCGGTTCGCAGACGCCACAATCGATACATTCATCGGGATGGATGACCAGCATGTTCTCACCCTCGTAGAAGCAATCCACGGGGCAAACCTCCACGCAATCGGTGTATTTGCAGGCGATGCAGTTGTCGGTAACGATATAGGTCATCAGAAGACTCGGCAGAGTTGGTCAGTCGTTAGCTACGCAACCCCCACAAAAGTTGCAAGATGGGTGCGACGCCGTTGCCCGATTATGATCCACTCTGGCGGCTAGATCCTATCGGGGTCATCGTCTCGGAGCGCCTCCAGATCGCGCCGCGCTTTCTTGGTTGGGCGCGCACCGACACGTTCGGGGATTGGCTCCGCAGGCGGGGTCAGATCGTCATAGAGCGCCTGAGCTTCGGGTGCGGGGCCGCGGCGGGTGGCCAAGGCGACGATCCGAACCACGCGGATCATTCGACCTTGCGGGAAGGTCAGCACATCACCGGGCCCGACTGAGGTTGCCTTTTTCTGCACCTTCTCGCCATTGACGCGCACATGGCCGCCCGACACGGTTTTCGTGGCCAAGCTCCGGGTCTTGAAGAACCGCGCCTGCCAGAGCCACTTGTCCAGCCGGTCTTTGACCGCCTCGGTCAGCTCTTATCCTTCAGCCCCGCGAGGGCTTGGGCAAAGGGATTGTCCGGGTCGATCCGGTCTTTCTTGCGATCCGGCCTGGCGGAGAAGCTTTGAGGTTTGTTGCCGCGTGGTTTGCCACCGGGCTTGCCCTGCGGTTTGCCCTTCTTACCACGCGGTTTGCCGCCACCATCATTTCGGCGCTGACCCTGTTGGTTCGGGCGGCGACGCGGGGCCCAGGCAAAGGTGTAGAACACCTCCATCTCCGGTTCTGCATCCGCAACTTCCGCCTGAGCTGCTGCACTTTCCGGCGGTGTCTCCGTCGGTATCTCCTGCGGCGGCACGGACGGTGCCTCAGCGGGCGGCTCCACCGGCGTTTCCTGCGGTGTCGCGGGGGGCCCTCGCCGGGCGCATCGTCAGGCAGTTCGGCGGGGGTCGGATCGGGGGTATCGGCCCCCTCCGTCGCAGATGTTTCCGCAGCAGGCGTCTCTGTCACTGGTGCCGCTTTCACCTTCACCCGCTCTCCGCGATCGGCCTTATATCCAAGGCCCTGCATCAGATCCGCGAACTGTTCCAACGTCATGCCGGTGATCGACAACATATCCGCCGTCGCTTCAAACCCGCCGCGCGTATCTTGCTGACGCAGCATATCGGCAAGCCGCTCCAGCATGTCGATGCGGATCGCTCGAGCACCCGCTGCTCGATAGCCCGACATCGTATGATAGCCGTCGGGCACCCCCTCGGCATTCGGGATCGTCACCAGACCGGGCGGCGGGCTTTCCG includes:
- the hppD gene encoding 4-hydroxyphenylpyruvate dioxygenase; translation: MGPFPHDAPRATISDENPAGTDGFEFVEFAHPEPQELRDLFAKMGYVHTANHKTKAIELWQQGDITYVLNAEPGSFASRFVEEHGPCAPSMAWRVVDADHALKHALSKGAEEYTGADKTMDVPAIIGIGGSLIYLIDQYYDANPYNEEFDWVADAHPAGVGFYYLDHLTHNVHKGNMDIWFDFYGRIFNFKEIRFFDIEGKFTGLLSRALTSPCGRIRIPINEDRGEKGQIVEYLKRYKGEGIQHIAVGTNDIYASTDQIAERGIKFMPAPPDTYYDLSHERVQGHEEPLDHMRKHGILIDGEGVVDGGETRILLQIFSKTVIGPIFFEFIQRKGDDGFGEGNFKALFESIEADQIARGVLDEAS
- a CDS encoding Lrp/AsnC family transcriptional regulator gives rise to the protein MLDNTDRRLLKALQQNATLTAQELGEKLNLSASQAGRRRQRLEAAGYLIGARAVIDPARVGLGVQAFVQVQMAAHSDDTDASFARLVRAQESITAAFTLTGEADYLLRVWCADLQALHEIIHGILLPHPSVARVQSQIVMDQMKPDAPLPI
- a CDS encoding monovalent cation:proton antiporter-2 (CPA2) family protein, with the translated sequence MEDFLLQATIYLAAMVIAVPLSVRFGMGSVLGYLLAGIMIGPVLGLVGAETEDLQHFAEFGVVLMLFLIGLELDPKGLWEMRKKLVGLGGAQIVLSTAALAGGAALLGFAWQTSLAIGLILALSSTAIVLQTLNEKKLMQTNGGRSAFSVLLTQDIAVIPMLALLPLLAVPGLVSFGEDGSIQRAVEDDAHHTMSLVEGLPGWGVTLVTLGAVAAVILGGYFLSRPLFRFIHMARLREMYTAVALVIVVGIAFLMILVGLSPALGAFVAGVVLANSEFRHELEADIEPFKGLLLGLFFITVGAGINFRVLWDSFFVVVGLTLAVMTVKGVLLYGIGLIFRLRGRNLWLFTLGLAQAGEFGFVLISFSLQQTVLPIHIGEMLLLVVALSMLLTPLFFILYDYLSHRMGEANDENPEPDRIDAKAPVIIAGIGRFGQVVNRMVQASGFKTIVLDSDLSTIQLMRKFGFRGFFGDPTRPELLHAAGLDDASVLVVAVDDKQAAVNLVSYARRLRPDIAITARAHDRLHVYELYNAGADHIVREMFDSSLRAARYVLEDMGMTDYEAHELETAFYRHDRQNLRSLADVWVPGVPVTQNDAYMERARELNNNLETALVTQLDEMAHDEPPQTGKRRTRSDAGALKGVIARQNATQNPGDG
- the cobT gene encoding nicotinate-nucleotide--dimethylbenzimidazole phosphoribosyltransferase: MIQAPDSPAAFRAALTAAPSSDVAAIAEAQARNGQLTKPPGALGRLEDLAIWYAGWRSNPRPTIASPQALVFAGNHGVVARGVSAFPAEVTVQMVANFEAGGAAINQLCKSAGADLSVHALELDRPTADFTQGPAMSEAELMAAIGAGWTAVNPDADLLITGEMGIGNTTSAAAIAFALYGGAASDWTGRGTGVDDAGLALKTQVVADGLAANPSAATDGLEALRCLGGRELAAMVGAIAHARVLRIPVILDGFICTAAAAALAKAVPGALDHAVAGHLSAEHAHGPLLTALGKEPLLALGMRLGEGSGAALAIQVLKGALACHSGMATFAEAGVAAG
- the cobS gene encoding adenosylcobinamide-GDP ribazoletransferase, with the protein product MSEGDRTSDTALIRAADIWLALGLLTRLPLPWSGDQNRAARAAWAWPLAGAVLGIWGALTGGIAMSFGLPTGVCAALTLTVLIIASGALHEDGLADTADGFWGGWTPERRLEIMRDSRIGTYGVLALGLSLLARWSLIAAALDHGGAVPVLIVSATISRAPMVALMAHLAPARADGLARTVGRPPADTAWLACGVAGGVALIFAGFGGFLALLMGFAVAIGLGALAKTKIGGQTGDVLGASQQLAEIAAMAVLVAALT
- a CDS encoding glycine zipper 2TM domain-containing protein, which encodes MSKLLMTVFAASTLFLAGCQMSDQDRANLGLLGGAAGGVLLADALDANDEWTIVAGVAGAAAGTLLARSTQQNRCAYARGDGTIYYAACP
- a CDS encoding CarD family transcriptional regulator produces the protein MSKARKSRDFSPNEYVVYPAHGVGQIVSIEEQEIAGMTLELFVISFEKDKMTLRVPTAKATEVGMRSLSSPDVVSKALDTLKGKARVKRAMWSRRAQEYEQKINSGDLIAIAEVVRDLHRADDQREQSYSERQLYEAALERLTRELAAVNGMDEAGAQKRVDDVLTARAAA
- the fdxA gene encoding ferredoxin FdxA encodes the protein MTYIVTDNCIACKYTDCVEVCPVDCFYEGENMLVIHPDECIDCGVCEPECPADAIRPDTEPDMETWVEFNRKWSEAWPVIITKKDQLPNADEMDGKPGKMELFSEAPGEGG
- a CDS encoding RNA-binding S4 domain-containing protein produces the protein MTEAVKDRLDKWLWQARFFKTRSLATKTVSGGHVRVNGEKVQKKATSVGPGDVLTFPQGRMIRVVRIVALATRRGPAPEAQALYDDLTPPAEPIPERVGARPTKKARRDLEALRDDDPDRI